In Candidatus Eisenbacteria bacterium, the sequence TCCCCGTCCGCTGTCGCGCGACGGCGAGCAGCAACCCCAGGCCGCACAGCCCCGCGACGCCCGCGAGCGTGGCGGGGTTGCCGAGGGGCGCGAAGAGCCCGAGCGTGCGCTCGACGCCGGCCCACGGTCCCACGCTCGCGACCTTCCCGCCCCGCAGCGCGTGCACGATGCCGTAGATGATGGTCGTGAGGGCGAGCCCGCCGCGTGCCCCGAGATCGAGCGAGAAGCGGCGGAGCAGGATGCCGCGAAAGAGCGTCTCCTCGCCGACACCCACCACCATCGCGGCGCCGATCCCGAGCAGCGCCTTGCGAACGGTCTTGAAGGCATCGAAGCGCAACGCGGGCACGAGACCACCGCCCACCCACGCCGCGACGAGGCCGACCGCGATGCCGGCAAGGCCGATGGCGAGCCCGACGCCGAGCGCGCGGCTCCAGCCGTCGCGGCGCAGACCCCACGCGGCAGGGCCGCCCAGATCGAGGCGGCGCCAGGTCGCGACCAGCGCGATCACCAGCAGGACCTCGAAGACGCGGTTGTAGATCCGCGTGAACGGTGCGTGCCCGCCGATCGCCGCGACGCCGGCGGCCACGAGCGGGGCGATCATCGTCGTCGCCCCGAGCAGCGCCACTGTCAGGGCGACGAGCCCCGCCGTCTTCACGTGCTGTACGCGCTGTTGAAGCGGACGTACGCGGGCGTGAGATCGGACGCGAGCACTCGCGCTCGCCCGCCGCCGAGGTGCAGGTCCAGCCGGACGACGACGCGGCGGCCTCGCATGCGCCGCGCCGCAGCGGGGATCGCCGACGTCTTCGGCCGCCCGCGCTGCAGGACACGCACGCCGCCGATGGTGACGTCGACGCGCTCGCCGTCGATCGCGGCGCCGCTGTAGCCGGCGGCGCAGACGAAGCGCCCCCAGTTCGGATCCGCGCCGTGGAAGGCCGCCTTGCAGAGCGTCGACTCGCCGATCGCGCGCGCCGCCCGTCGTGCATCGGCGGCGCTGCGCGCCCCGCTCACCTCGACCTCGACGACCCGCGTCGCTCCCTCGCCGTCGAGGACCACCAGCTCGGCGATCTCCGCGAGCGCGCTCTCGAGCGCCACGCCGAACGCCTCTCCGGCGCGGCCGCCGCGCACGATCGGGTTCCCCGCCGCGCCGCTCGCGAGCAGCAGCACCGTGTCGTTCGTGCTCGTGTCGCCGTCGACGGTCGCCTCGTTGAGCGTCGCGTCCACCGCCGCGCGAAGCGTCTGCCGCGCGTAGCCTGCCGACAGCCGCGCGTCCGTCATGGCGAACACCAGCAGCGTCGCCATGTTCGGCGCGATCATGCCGCCACCCTTGCCCGCGACGGCGACGGTGACGGGCCGATCGCCGATCCGGATCCGCCGCACTGCCGTCTTCGGAAACGCGTCGGTCGTCATGATGGCGCGCGCCATGTCCGGAAACCCGCGGATGGCGAGCGCGTCGACGGCGCGGCTGACGCCCGGCAGCAGCACGTCGTGGGGCACGGGCACGCCGATCTTGCCGGTCGCGCACGCGAGCACGGCGCGCGCCGGGACGCCGAGCTTGCGGGCCACGAGCGCGGTCGAGACCTCGACGGTCCGAAGGCCTTGCGCTCCGGTGCACGCGTTCGCGTTGCCGGCGTGCACCAGCACCGCCCGCGCCCGGCCGTTGCGCGCGCGCTCGCGCGTGACGCGCACCGGCGCCGCTGCGGTACGGTTGGTCGTGAACACGCCCGCGACCACCACCGGGCGGTCGGCGACGATGAGCGCGACGTCCGGCCCGGCCGTCTTCAGCCCCGAGCGGACGCCGGCGAAGCGGAAGCCCGGGACGACCACCGCGTGCGCGCGGCGCCGCAGCTTCATCCCCACCCTCCGGGCTGCGTCACGCCGCCTGCCCGTGACACTTCTTGTA encodes:
- the argJ gene encoding bifunctional glutamate N-acetyltransferase/amino-acid acetyltransferase ArgJ — protein: MKLRRRAHAVVVPGFRFAGVRSGLKTAGPDVALIVADRPVVVAGVFTTNRTAAAPVRVTRERARNGRARAVLVHAGNANACTGAQGLRTVEVSTALVARKLGVPARAVLACATGKIGVPVPHDVLLPGVSRAVDALAIRGFPDMARAIMTTDAFPKTAVRRIRIGDRPVTVAVAGKGGGMIAPNMATLLVFAMTDARLSAGYARQTLRAAVDATLNEATVDGDTSTNDTVLLLASGAAGNPIVRGGRAGEAFGVALESALAEIAELVVLDGEGATRVVEVEVSGARSAADARRAARAIGESTLCKAAFHGADPNWGRFVCAAGYSGAAIDGERVDVTIGGVRVLQRGRPKTSAIPAAARRMRGRRVVVRLDLHLGGGRARVLASDLTPAYVRFNSAYST
- a CDS encoding CPBP family intramembrane glutamic endopeptidase, translating into MKTAGLVALTVALLGATTMIAPLVAAGVAAIGGHAPFTRIYNRVFEVLLVIALVATWRRLDLGGPAAWGLRRDGWSRALGVGLAIGLAGIAVGLVAAWVGGGLVPALRFDAFKTVRKALLGIGAAMVVGVGEETLFRGILLRRFSLDLGARGGLALTTIIYGIVHALRGGKVASVGPWAGVERTLGLFAPLGNPATLAGVAGLCGLGLLLAVARQRTGSLWVPIGIHAAWVGVFRVGRLFFDIRQRPAWLVGPGWPPLVGGAAGLLALVVSAWTLRAVLAKRAAARNLP